One segment of Neodiprion fabricii isolate iyNeoFabr1 chromosome 1, iyNeoFabr1.1, whole genome shotgun sequence DNA contains the following:
- the LOC124178452 gene encoding angiotensin-converting enzyme 2-like isoform X5, with protein sequence MNCSMILKCGLILLSLHTLVPKTFGNDTENLKAFIDLTEFSYAEKCEHVANEKWKFIDNPQNETLLYAWEEAQKDYAALKKHEVEALQNNSHTELTDDFVEYQYNTQIKPGDALLETSKLDQLISFSVKATFLEMGTNQTSNTREEIEQLLSSNVDLERKQSAWTQWHQRLSPLLTDFSSTLSFVSEAATANGIDSVEGYWEFLSVYPGGYESIQSMWGSIAELHNKVVTFVKNRLAEKCKVKLHDDGIPAYCLGSLDGNDWTPLASDVLPYGNVTYSIKKKLWDKNLRGKLAYRSASVIGHTVLHEVPHASFWENSRFNQSCVTRFLNFCYKGTRVTTCHHASLTNFLTAHKVVAKVLTSQMGLVGIEKLPFLNSANRYSGFEEGISELFSILSVSPAQLKTLGLVSNDTDTDHSQITSLMITALDVLPRLAYYISADVWRINVIKNGTFEPKVLLETWWQYRKQYEGVTSDHTDIPTFLDDEFIASNKPYLSKFLGTLLGFQIYEYMNEGRSEVRYNNVVNNHVNSYIINATRESASDNWTTMINKYLEITEVNADALLSYFQPLVDYLDNEPEDMYSMTTDQQSDIERLEKLYASSDVTTTARTTTTRMSKPKLLKPSSEKINSSSLSPPTATPIVPEKEKEGTVKRPNGKIIPESEKPTNAPNGENEYTSDINTSKAVWAVAAVLVATVAICVIAIFGRRRCVKSQTPKNRRYV encoded by the exons ATG AACTGCAGCATGATACTTAAATGTGGCCTTATACTTTTGAGCCTTCACACTCTGGTACCAAAAACCTTTGGGAATGACACAGAGAATCTCAAGGCATTCATAGATTTAACTGAATTCAGCTACGCAGAAAAGTGCGAGCATGTAGCtaatgaaaaatggaagttCATTGATAATCCACAAAATGAGACTCTTCTTTATGCTTGG GAAGAGGCGCAAAAAGATTATGCCGCACTTAAGAAACATGAGGTTGAAGCACTCCAGAACAATTCACATACTGAGTTGACTGATGACTTTGTGGAGTATCAATATAATACACAGATAAAACCAGGAGATGCTTTGCTCGAGACTTCTAAATTGGACCAG TTGATATCTTTTTCTGTGAAGGCAACTTTCCTCGAAATGGGCACCAATCAAACAAGCAATACTCGGGAAG aaattgaGCAATTGCTATCAAGTAATGTAGACTTGGAACGCAAGCAATCTGCATGGACCCAATGGCATCAGCGCCTCTCACCGCTTCTGACTGATTTCTCTTCCACACTGAGCTTTGTATCTGAGGCAGCAACAGCCAATG GTATCGACAGTGTAGAAGGTTATTGGGAATTTCTGTCTGTATATCCCGGTGGATATGAAAGTATACAAAGTATGTGGGGAAGTATTGCTGAATTGCATAATAAAGTCGTAACATTCGTGAAAAATCGCCTGGCCGAAAAATGCAAGGTCAAATTGCATGACGATGGGATACCGGCATATTGTTTGG GATCGTTGGATGGCAATGACTGGACTCCGCTGGCATCCGACGTACTACCGTACGGAAATGTTACATACAGCATAAAGAAGAAGCTTTGGGACAAG AATCTTCGTGGCAAACTTGCATACAGATCTGCTTCTGTAATCGGGCACACTGTACTACATGAAGTGCCACATGCTAGCTTCTGGGAAAACAGCAGATTTAACCAGTCTTGTGTCACCCGGTTTCTCAATTTTTGCTACAAAGGCACAAG AGTTACGACATGTCACCACGCATCCCTTACCAATTTTCTTACTGCTCACAAAGTTGTGGCCAAGGTTTTGACTAGTCAAATGGGCCTTGTAGGCATTGAAAAGTTACCATTCCTTAACTCAGCAAACAGGTATTCAG GTTTCGAGGAAGGTATTTCGGAATTGTTTTCGATACTATCTGTGAGTCCTGCGCAGCTAAAAACCTTGGGCCTTGTCAGTAACGACACAGATACCGATCACTCTCAAATCACCTCATTGATGATCACTGCTTTAGATGTTCTTCCACGCTTGGCATACTATATTTCAGCAGACGTTTGGAGAATAAATGTGATTAAGAATGGAACTTTTGAACCAAAAGTTCTTCTTGAAACATGGTGGCAGTACAG GAAACAATATGAAGGTGTGACATCAGACCACACAGACATTCCCACATTCTTGGATGACGAATTCATCGCCAGCAACAAACCTTATCTATC GAAATTTCTTGGAACACTGCTGGGATTCCAAATTTATGAATACATGAATGAGGGGCGGTCAGAAGTCAGGTACAACAATGTAGTAAACAATCATGTCAATTCTTACATCAT AAATGCAACTCGAGAAAGTGCATCGGACAATTGGACAACAATGATCAACAAGTATCTGGAAATAACAGAGGTAAATGCCGACGCCCTATTATCATACTTCCAACCTCTGGTAGACTATTTGGACAATGAACCAGAAGATATGTATTCCATGACTACTGACCAACAATCTGATATTGAacgtttggaaaaattatatgcATCGAGCGATGTCACTACTACAGCACGAACTACAACTACTAGAATGTCAAAACCAAAACTTCTAAAGCCTTCatccgaaaaaataaattcatcttCTCTTTCACCTCCGACTGCTACACCTATTGTacctgaaaaagaaaaagaaggcaCTGTAAAGAGACCAAACGGCAAAATAATTCCAGAATCAGAAAAGCCAACAAATGCTCCCAATGGAGAAAATGAATACACCAGTGATATAAATACCAGCAAAGCAGTTTGGGCAGTAGCAGCGGTACTTGTAGCCACTGTTGCAATTTGTGTAATCGCCATATTTGGGAGACGAAGATGTGTTAAAAGTCAAACGCCAAAGAATAGAAGATACGTGTGA
- the LOC124178452 gene encoding angiotensin-converting enzyme 2-like isoform X6: MILKCGLILLSLHTLVPKTFGNDTENLKAFIDLTEFSYAEKCEHVANEKWKFIDNPQNETLLYAWEEAQKDYAALKKHEVEALQNNSHTELTDDFVEYQYNTQIKPGDALLETSKLDQLISFSVKATFLEMGTNQTSNTREEIEQLLSSNVDLERKQSAWTQWHQRLSPLLTDFSSTLSFVSEAATANGIDSVEGYWEFLSVYPGGYESIQSMWGSIAELHNKVVTFVKNRLAEKCKVKLHDDGIPAYCLGSLDGNDWTPLASDVLPYGNVTYSIKKKLWDKNLRGKLAYRSASVIGHTVLHEVPHASFWENSRFNQSCVTRFLNFCYKGTRVTTCHHASLTNFLTAHKVVAKVLTSQMGLVGIEKLPFLNSANRYSGFEEGISELFSILSVSPAQLKTLGLVSNDTDTDHSQITSLMITALDVLPRLAYYISADVWRINVIKNGTFEPKVLLETWWQYRKQYEGVTSDHTDIPTFLDDEFIASNKPYLSKFLGTLLGFQIYEYMNEGRSEVRYNNVVNNHVNSYIINATRESASDNWTTMINKYLEITEVNADALLSYFQPLVDYLDNEPEDMYSMTTDQQSDIERLEKLYASSDVTTTARTTTTRMSKPKLLKPSSEKINSSSLSPPTATPIVPEKEKEGTVKRPNGKIIPESEKPTNAPNGENEYTSDINTSKAVWAVAAVLVATVAICVIAIFGRRRCVKSQTPKNRRYV; encoded by the exons ATGATACTTAAATGTGGCCTTATACTTTTGAGCCTTCACACTCTGGTACCAAAAACCTTTGGGAATGACACAGAGAATCTCAAGGCATTCATAGATTTAACTGAATTCAGCTACGCAGAAAAGTGCGAGCATGTAGCtaatgaaaaatggaagttCATTGATAATCCACAAAATGAGACTCTTCTTTATGCTTGG GAAGAGGCGCAAAAAGATTATGCCGCACTTAAGAAACATGAGGTTGAAGCACTCCAGAACAATTCACATACTGAGTTGACTGATGACTTTGTGGAGTATCAATATAATACACAGATAAAACCAGGAGATGCTTTGCTCGAGACTTCTAAATTGGACCAG TTGATATCTTTTTCTGTGAAGGCAACTTTCCTCGAAATGGGCACCAATCAAACAAGCAATACTCGGGAAG aaattgaGCAATTGCTATCAAGTAATGTAGACTTGGAACGCAAGCAATCTGCATGGACCCAATGGCATCAGCGCCTCTCACCGCTTCTGACTGATTTCTCTTCCACACTGAGCTTTGTATCTGAGGCAGCAACAGCCAATG GTATCGACAGTGTAGAAGGTTATTGGGAATTTCTGTCTGTATATCCCGGTGGATATGAAAGTATACAAAGTATGTGGGGAAGTATTGCTGAATTGCATAATAAAGTCGTAACATTCGTGAAAAATCGCCTGGCCGAAAAATGCAAGGTCAAATTGCATGACGATGGGATACCGGCATATTGTTTGG GATCGTTGGATGGCAATGACTGGACTCCGCTGGCATCCGACGTACTACCGTACGGAAATGTTACATACAGCATAAAGAAGAAGCTTTGGGACAAG AATCTTCGTGGCAAACTTGCATACAGATCTGCTTCTGTAATCGGGCACACTGTACTACATGAAGTGCCACATGCTAGCTTCTGGGAAAACAGCAGATTTAACCAGTCTTGTGTCACCCGGTTTCTCAATTTTTGCTACAAAGGCACAAG AGTTACGACATGTCACCACGCATCCCTTACCAATTTTCTTACTGCTCACAAAGTTGTGGCCAAGGTTTTGACTAGTCAAATGGGCCTTGTAGGCATTGAAAAGTTACCATTCCTTAACTCAGCAAACAGGTATTCAG GTTTCGAGGAAGGTATTTCGGAATTGTTTTCGATACTATCTGTGAGTCCTGCGCAGCTAAAAACCTTGGGCCTTGTCAGTAACGACACAGATACCGATCACTCTCAAATCACCTCATTGATGATCACTGCTTTAGATGTTCTTCCACGCTTGGCATACTATATTTCAGCAGACGTTTGGAGAATAAATGTGATTAAGAATGGAACTTTTGAACCAAAAGTTCTTCTTGAAACATGGTGGCAGTACAG GAAACAATATGAAGGTGTGACATCAGACCACACAGACATTCCCACATTCTTGGATGACGAATTCATCGCCAGCAACAAACCTTATCTATC GAAATTTCTTGGAACACTGCTGGGATTCCAAATTTATGAATACATGAATGAGGGGCGGTCAGAAGTCAGGTACAACAATGTAGTAAACAATCATGTCAATTCTTACATCAT AAATGCAACTCGAGAAAGTGCATCGGACAATTGGACAACAATGATCAACAAGTATCTGGAAATAACAGAGGTAAATGCCGACGCCCTATTATCATACTTCCAACCTCTGGTAGACTATTTGGACAATGAACCAGAAGATATGTATTCCATGACTACTGACCAACAATCTGATATTGAacgtttggaaaaattatatgcATCGAGCGATGTCACTACTACAGCACGAACTACAACTACTAGAATGTCAAAACCAAAACTTCTAAAGCCTTCatccgaaaaaataaattcatcttCTCTTTCACCTCCGACTGCTACACCTATTGTacctgaaaaagaaaaagaaggcaCTGTAAAGAGACCAAACGGCAAAATAATTCCAGAATCAGAAAAGCCAACAAATGCTCCCAATGGAGAAAATGAATACACCAGTGATATAAATACCAGCAAAGCAGTTTGGGCAGTAGCAGCGGTACTTGTAGCCACTGTTGCAATTTGTGTAATCGCCATATTTGGGAGACGAAGATGTGTTAAAAGTCAAACGCCAAAGAATAGAAGATACGTGTGA